In a genomic window of Pseudoglutamicibacter albus:
- a CDS encoding MFS transporter, whose amino-acid sequence MKKSDRSDEQVESARDSSGAQDSGEGQGGRADENVEGYGETLYFPAQIRPETLRFPERDEPFDVDDTNAETERRAAAAQASRERSSKKTDEAPEAPAAPDGPPALGVPPALGVPPAPDVPATPEADVPSTPEAIDEPDEIAAESEELEEPEAVEEAPRELTLEESVWEAREALRLQNERHNDPDYSPTEYVPIAVSRRPASTTAQEQAPQTVVLPYNLPEFSPAPEPRPHDLFRRITATVVSLVAFVASLALFSKGVPAGLITHADARVELAPLVPGIALVPVAALGLLTASAFSWKRNQHSARRQRSTGWLTAVTSAALAGWVGSAMAGLWWLAAVCAVLWTALAAEAVRRLNLLTARTHREYYETDLPTELSLGAGAFMAAWTASAAATAAGWSLPPQALWAPATLAVACIPVFLASFTERGRLWAPVAFGWGAAWLIIAHIVTLGFHVGLILVAGLAAACTLIAATTRRNDIRVKEAAIDANLRRSS is encoded by the coding sequence GTGAAGAAAAGTGACCGCTCTGATGAGCAGGTTGAGTCTGCTCGGGACAGTTCTGGCGCCCAGGATTCCGGCGAGGGCCAGGGTGGGCGCGCGGACGAGAACGTAGAAGGCTACGGCGAGACCCTCTATTTTCCGGCTCAGATCCGGCCTGAGACGTTGCGTTTCCCTGAACGTGATGAACCGTTCGATGTGGATGACACGAACGCCGAAACCGAACGTCGCGCCGCTGCGGCACAGGCTTCCCGCGAACGGAGCAGCAAAAAGACGGACGAAGCACCTGAAGCACCTGCTGCCCCAGACGGCCCTCCAGCCCTGGGCGTTCCACCTGCGCTGGGCGTTCCTCCAGCGCCAGACGTCCCGGCTACGCCAGAGGCGGACGTTCCCTCTACGCCAGAGGCGATTGATGAACCGGACGAGATCGCGGCGGAATCTGAAGAGCTCGAGGAACCTGAGGCGGTCGAGGAAGCACCGCGTGAGTTGACCCTCGAGGAGAGCGTGTGGGAGGCCCGTGAGGCCTTGCGCCTGCAGAACGAGCGCCACAATGACCCGGACTATTCACCGACCGAGTATGTCCCCATCGCGGTGTCCCGCAGGCCGGCATCAACGACTGCACAGGAGCAGGCCCCGCAGACTGTTGTGTTGCCGTATAACCTGCCAGAGTTTTCGCCAGCGCCTGAGCCACGCCCGCACGATCTGTTCCGGCGCATCACGGCAACGGTTGTCTCACTCGTCGCTTTCGTGGCGAGCCTCGCGCTCTTCAGCAAAGGAGTGCCGGCTGGACTCATAACGCATGCCGATGCGCGTGTTGAACTCGCGCCGCTGGTTCCAGGTATAGCTCTGGTTCCGGTTGCTGCTTTAGGGCTCCTCACCGCGAGCGCTTTCTCATGGAAACGCAATCAACATTCAGCCCGCCGCCAACGCAGCACAGGCTGGTTAACGGCTGTGACCTCGGCGGCGCTGGCCGGCTGGGTCGGCTCCGCGATGGCGGGTTTGTGGTGGCTTGCCGCCGTCTGTGCGGTCCTGTGGACCGCTCTGGCCGCGGAAGCAGTGCGGCGGCTCAACCTGCTCACCGCGCGCACGCATCGTGAGTATTACGAAACCGACCTCCCCACTGAGCTGAGCCTCGGCGCCGGCGCCTTCATGGCCGCATGGACCGCAAGCGCGGCCGCAACCGCGGCCGGATGGTCGCTGCCACCGCAAGCGCTCTGGGCGCCAGCGACCCTCGCTGTAGCGTGCATCCCCGTGTTCCTCGCCTCATTCACGGAACGTGGGCGCCTGTGGGCGCCGGTTGCCTTCGGTTGGGGTGCGGCGTGGCTCATCATCGCCCACATCGTTACGTTGGGTTTCCATGTAGGGCTCATCCTGGTGGCAGGGCTCGCGGCAGCATGTACGCTGATCGCAGCGACCACGCGACGCAACGACATCCGAGTCAAAGAAGCAGCCATCGACGCCAACCTGCGCCGCAGCAGCTAA